The Estrella lausannensis genomic sequence TATATAAACACTGTGCTAAATTATTTCTATTCTTGAAAAATTTTTAGGAGAATTAGATGCCTAGAGTTATTGGTATTGACATACCTGACAAAAAACGATTGGAGATCGCCCTGACCTACATCTACGGAATCGGACGCTCCGTATCCAACGACATCATCGCCCGTCTCAAGTTGAATCCTGGTATGAGAGCTCATGAGCTTACCCAGGACGACATCGCTAAGATCAACACCTTGCTCCAAAACGAGTACGTTGTTGAGGGTGATTTGAGACGACAAGTACAAAACAACATTAAGCGCTTGGTAAGTATTCACGCCTACAGAGGATCCAGGCACCGTGCCGGATTACCCGTTAGAGGACAGCGGACTCGCACCAATTCCCGCACCAGGAAGGGTAAGAGAAGAACCATCGCCAACAAGAAAAAATAATTAAAGAGGAGTTAGAATACCTTGGCCAAGCAACAACAATCGCAAAATCAGGCTCCTAAAAAGAGTGTGAAGCCAAAAAAGAAATCCCATCAGCACGTTCCAGTTGGAGTTGCCCACGTAAAGGCATCTTTCAACAACACGATCGTAGCTATCGCTGATCCTTCCGGCAAAGTTGTCACATGGTCCTCCGCAGGAAGAGTGAACTTTTCCGGTTCCAGAAAATCTTCCGCATTCGCGGCAACTGTAGCAGCACAGGATGCAGGCAAAAAAGCCGCAGACCTCGGTATGAAAGAAGTTGAAGTGGTGTTGAGAGGCGCAGGTGCCGGTAGAGAATCAGCTGTAAGAGGCTTGCAATCTGCTGGTTTGATAATCACCGCTATCAGAGATAGGACTCCTGTTCCGCACAACGGATGCAGAGCGAGAAAGAGAAGAAGAGTCTAATTAGCCTCAAACCACCGATATTGGGAAGAAAGTCAGCAGGAGTTGCATCATGTCATTAAAGTACGGCAAATTTGAATTGCCAACAAATATCATTTTGGAAGAGGAAAATTCGAGCAGGACCTTCGGTAGGTTCATTGCAGAGCCTTTTGAAAGAGGTTTCGGCCATACGATTGGAAATGCCATGAGACGCATGATGCTCTCCTCGATCGAAGCTCCGGCGATCATCGCGGTGCGCATTCAGGGAGTGCCCCACGAGTACATGGCGATCGAAGGTGTGATCGAGGACATGACTAATATCGTCTTGAACCTTAAAAGCGCTTTGCTTCGCAAGCTGCCATCCACTGAAGAAGCTAATTCCAAAGAGCAGAGAATCATCACTTCCACTATCGAAGTGACGCAGGAAATGCTGGATGCCCATAAAGGCCAGGTTTCCATTAAGCTTGGAGACATCATCAAGGCGGGTAACTTTGAAGTTGTCAACCCTCAGCTGCACCTGTTCTATGTCACAAAGCCTATGAAAAAGCAGATAGATGTACGTGTTGCTTTCGGCAGGGGATATGTTCCTTCCGAGCGCCATAACATCCTCGACAAGGCTTCTGACGACATCCTGATCGACGCTTGCTACTCACCAGTTCGCTTAGTCAGCTACTACGTTGAGAACACTCGTGTTGGACAGGATACAGACTTTGACAAGCTGATCATGGATGTTACCACTGACGGCCGTATCACACCCAGGGAAGCTGTTAGCTTCGCAGCGCAAATCGCGACTCACCACTTTGAAGTCTTCAATAAAATGAAGACCATCGAAGTGTCGTTCGAAGATGGCGAGGACATGGCAGACACTGACGACGAAGAGATTCTCGAGAAACTCTCATACAACATTGATGAGATCGAGCTATCTGTTCGTTCCACCAACTGCCTGCAGGGTGCAAATATCGAGACGATCGCCGAATTGGTAATCATTCCCGAAAGAAAAATGCTGGAGTTTAGAAACTTCGGAAAAAAATCCCTCAACGAAATCAAAGCGAAGCTACAAGAAATGGGACTGTCGCTTGGCATGGACTTGAAGCGTTTCGACATAACGCTCGAGAATGTCAAAGACAAAGTTAAGGCGCTCCGCGAAGAGGTCAAGAGGAAGAAGAATGGCGCACGCGAAAAAGAGAACGCCAACGCTTAAGTAACAAAACGTTTTATATAGAATTATAGGGTTTACAATGAGGCACTTAAAACAAAGTAAAAAGCTGGGACGTACCACGCAGCATAGACGCTGCATGTTCGCGAATATGCTCAAGTCCCTGATTGAAAATGAGCGAATCACAACTACAGTCCCGAAAGCTAAACAGCTTAAGCGTTATGCAGATAAGATGATCACTCTGGCAAAGAAAAACACGTTGGCCACGAGAAGAAAGGCGATTGCCGAGTTGATGATCCAGTACAACGCGCTGACTCCAAAAGAGGCAAGAGAAGCTAAAGCAGGTAACACAGCGGCTTACAACACAGACCGTAAAGTTATCGATAAGCTCTTCAGCCAGTTGGGCGTACGTTTCGCTGACAGACAGGGCGGCTACACACGTATCGTGCGTACAGCTAACCGTCCCGGCGACAATGCTGAAACCTGCATCATCGAATATCTTCCTAACTAACTTTCTATCAAAGGCTTCCCCGAACAGTCGGGGAAGCTTTTTCTGAAAATTCCCTCTCTTGAGCATGATCCGAAGCTCCCATCCAAACCCTCACAAACCTTCTTTTTTTTTTTCACCGGCACTGGTGGGTTGCCTGAAATGAAATCAGCATGTAATATCAAGCTTCCGAAACAAAGGTGACAGATATGCCGATTAATATAGCGATCAATGGATTTGGTAGAATCGGAAGGCTTTTTTTAAGAGCGGCCATCAAGGATAAGAATTTCAGAATCGTTGCGGTGAATGATATCGTTGAGGCCCCGCACTTGGCCTATCTGTTCAAATATGATTCGACACATGGCAGATTTAACGGAGTTGTCACAGCCGACGAGAAAACGTTGGTTGTCGATGGGGAAAAGATACAGGTTTTCAATGAGAAAAATCCCGAGCTTTTACCTTGGAAAGAGCTTGGTGTAGACTATGTAGTAGAGTCGACGGGTATATTTACCTCCCCAGAAGGGGCGGGTAAGCATTTGACGGCAGGAGCCAAGAGAGTGCTTATTTCAGCGCCGGCAAAGGGAGATATCCCAACTTACGTTATGGGTGTTAATCATGAACAGT encodes the following:
- the rpsM gene encoding 30S ribosomal protein S13, with the protein product MPRVIGIDIPDKKRLEIALTYIYGIGRSVSNDIIARLKLNPGMRAHELTQDDIAKINTLLQNEYVVEGDLRRQVQNNIKRLVSIHAYRGSRHRAGLPVRGQRTRTNSRTRKGKRRTIANKKK
- the rpsK gene encoding 30S ribosomal protein S11, which produces MAKQQQSQNQAPKKSVKPKKKSHQHVPVGVAHVKASFNNTIVAIADPSGKVVTWSSAGRVNFSGSRKSSAFAATVAAQDAGKKAADLGMKEVEVVLRGAGAGRESAVRGLQSAGLIITAIRDRTPVPHNGCRARKRRRV
- a CDS encoding DNA-directed RNA polymerase subunit alpha; its protein translation is MSLKYGKFELPTNIILEEENSSRTFGRFIAEPFERGFGHTIGNAMRRMMLSSIEAPAIIAVRIQGVPHEYMAIEGVIEDMTNIVLNLKSALLRKLPSTEEANSKEQRIITSTIEVTQEMLDAHKGQVSIKLGDIIKAGNFEVVNPQLHLFYVTKPMKKQIDVRVAFGRGYVPSERHNILDKASDDILIDACYSPVRLVSYYVENTRVGQDTDFDKLIMDVTTDGRITPREAVSFAAQIATHHFEVFNKMKTIEVSFEDGEDMADTDDEEILEKLSYNIDEIELSVRSTNCLQGANIETIAELVIIPERKMLEFRNFGKKSLNEIKAKLQEMGLSLGMDLKRFDITLENVKDKVKALREEVKRKKNGAREKENANA
- the rplQ gene encoding 50S ribosomal protein L17, whose translation is MRHLKQSKKLGRTTQHRRCMFANMLKSLIENERITTTVPKAKQLKRYADKMITLAKKNTLATRRKAIAELMIQYNALTPKEAREAKAGNTAAYNTDRKVIDKLFSQLGVRFADRQGGYTRIVRTANRPGDNAETCIIEYLPN